In the genome of Salinispirillum sp. LH 10-3-1, one region contains:
- the polA gene encoding DNA polymerase I, which produces MAESNSSAARKPVVLIDGSSYLFRAFHAMPPLTNKAGQPTGAVKGVINMVRAMLDQYPGSDVAVVFDAKGPTFRNELYADYKANRPPMPDELRPQIAPIHEIIKAMGLPLLTIDGVEADDVIGTLALQATERGLDCVISTGDKDMAQLVTPHVSLINTMSNEYLTVEGVREKYGFGPELMIDYLALMGDKSDNIPGVPGVGEKTAKALLTGLGGIDAIYANLDRVPELDFRGAKTMPKKLQEHEELARLSYTLATIKCDVDLPVHIEQLARQEPDNTALATLYRDHEFTGWLKALTDAGVAAPETASVPANASTHESTADSTAANAAPEPETTKQQDYSTLDAPDDWYRWLLSQADASQFAVWPVTAAGHYRQSHWLGLAVSTQAGQAVYLDFRSSGWPEEALQPLTKFFVSHSYAKVTHDLKRLLHGLSGHIEQPANLSEDTLLLAYVRNTAVSRDSNLDRHFDPMSLDNLVRVYLNAAPSTLVDLAGNFGVKQTPLADVDPAALATYACERADYIGRLYRFLQPQLQQQFPQQWGVYRHIELPLVPVLQQVEWNGTHIDTDFLNGLSEDFRQRLTELEGQAHTLAGKAFNLDSPKQLGEVLFTDLGIPVVAKTPGGQPSTNEEVLSELALQYELPALVLRYRHLRKLLNTYTEPLPTLINPVTNRVHTTYNQIGAATGRFSSTDPNLQNIPIRSAEGRAIRKAFVAAPGYRMVAADYSQIELRIMTHLSHDQNLIAAFRDGRDIHRATAAEIMSLSEDQVTNEQRRAAKAVNFGLIYGMSAFGLAKNLGVSRGEAQAYVDAYFTRYPGVKQYMEQTRAQAMEDGYVETVFGRRLYLPDLKSSRQQQRRAAERTAINAPMQGTAADIIKQAMVDVQVWLRSSGLDARMVMQVHDELVFEVKAEDVDALVDGVRFRMQHAASLSVPLVVDVGVGDNWEEAH; this is translated from the coding sequence ATGGCTGAATCGAATTCCTCTGCTGCGCGCAAACCCGTTGTCTTGATCGACGGTTCGTCTTATTTATTCCGTGCCTTTCACGCCATGCCGCCGTTGACCAATAAAGCAGGTCAACCTACGGGCGCCGTTAAGGGTGTGATCAACATGGTGCGTGCTATGTTGGATCAGTACCCCGGCAGTGACGTTGCCGTGGTGTTTGACGCCAAAGGGCCCACCTTTCGTAACGAGCTGTACGCCGACTACAAAGCCAATCGGCCACCCATGCCGGACGAACTGCGCCCGCAGATCGCGCCGATTCATGAAATCATCAAGGCCATGGGCTTACCACTGCTGACCATTGACGGGGTAGAAGCCGATGATGTCATAGGTACCTTGGCGTTGCAGGCTACAGAGCGCGGACTGGACTGCGTAATTTCCACCGGCGATAAAGACATGGCGCAATTGGTTACGCCCCATGTCAGCCTGATCAACACCATGAGCAATGAATATCTGACGGTTGAGGGGGTACGGGAGAAATACGGCTTTGGCCCTGAGTTGATGATCGACTATCTGGCCTTGATGGGCGATAAATCCGACAACATTCCCGGTGTGCCCGGCGTGGGTGAGAAAACGGCAAAGGCACTGCTGACGGGCCTAGGTGGGATTGATGCCATCTATGCCAATTTGGATCGCGTACCCGAGCTGGACTTCCGCGGCGCGAAGACCATGCCGAAAAAGCTGCAGGAGCATGAAGAGCTGGCGCGGCTGTCATATACCCTTGCCACCATTAAATGCGACGTTGACCTACCCGTACATATTGAGCAATTGGCGCGCCAAGAACCCGACAATACCGCCTTGGCTACCCTGTACCGTGATCATGAGTTTACCGGTTGGCTGAAGGCACTGACGGACGCTGGCGTAGCCGCGCCAGAAACTGCCAGCGTACCGGCCAATGCATCGACCCACGAATCGACGGCAGATAGCACTGCCGCGAATGCCGCGCCAGAACCCGAAACGACGAAACAACAAGACTACAGCACGCTAGATGCCCCCGATGACTGGTATCGCTGGCTACTCAGCCAAGCCGATGCTTCCCAGTTTGCGGTATGGCCCGTCACGGCGGCGGGGCATTATCGACAGAGCCACTGGCTTGGTTTGGCGGTCAGTACCCAAGCGGGGCAGGCGGTGTATTTGGATTTCCGCAGCAGCGGTTGGCCTGAAGAAGCGCTGCAGCCGTTAACCAAATTTTTTGTGTCACACAGCTACGCCAAGGTTACTCACGACCTGAAGCGTCTGTTGCACGGTTTATCAGGACACATTGAACAACCGGCAAACCTCAGCGAAGACACTCTATTGCTCGCCTATGTGCGCAATACTGCAGTGAGCCGAGACAGTAACTTGGACCGGCATTTTGACCCCATGAGCCTCGACAACCTCGTCCGGGTGTACCTGAATGCCGCGCCGTCCACGTTGGTCGATTTAGCCGGCAATTTTGGTGTGAAACAAACCCCCTTGGCGGACGTCGACCCGGCCGCACTCGCCACCTACGCCTGTGAACGCGCCGACTACATTGGTCGCCTTTATCGCTTTCTGCAGCCACAGCTGCAACAACAGTTTCCACAGCAGTGGGGCGTTTATCGCCACATTGAACTACCCTTGGTGCCCGTCCTGCAGCAAGTGGAATGGAACGGTACACACATCGATACCGATTTCTTGAACGGATTGAGCGAGGATTTTCGTCAACGCCTAACCGAACTGGAAGGGCAAGCCCACACCTTGGCGGGTAAGGCTTTTAATCTGGATTCACCGAAGCAACTGGGTGAAGTGTTGTTCACCGACCTCGGCATCCCAGTGGTGGCCAAGACACCCGGCGGGCAACCCAGTACCAACGAGGAGGTTTTATCTGAGTTGGCTTTGCAATATGAGCTACCGGCGCTGGTGTTGCGCTATCGCCATCTGCGCAAGCTGCTGAACACCTACACCGAACCATTGCCGACCTTGATCAACCCCGTGACCAATAGGGTGCATACGACGTACAACCAAATCGGCGCGGCCACGGGTCGGTTTTCATCGACCGACCCGAACTTGCAAAACATACCTATTCGCTCCGCCGAGGGCCGGGCAATTCGCAAAGCCTTTGTCGCAGCACCGGGGTATCGCATGGTCGCGGCCGACTACTCACAGATTGAGCTGCGCATCATGACGCACCTGTCACATGACCAAAACTTGATTGCGGCCTTCCGTGACGGGCGAGATATTCACCGCGCGACGGCGGCGGAAATCATGAGTTTGTCGGAAGACCAAGTCACCAATGAGCAGCGCCGGGCCGCCAAAGCGGTCAATTTCGGCTTGATTTACGGCATGTCGGCCTTTGGCTTGGCAAAGAACTTGGGCGTCAGCCGCGGTGAAGCCCAAGCCTATGTGGACGCCTACTTCACCCGCTACCCTGGCGTTAAACAGTATATGGAGCAAACGCGGGCACAAGCCATGGAAGACGGCTACGTTGAAACGGTCTTTGGCCGCCGCCTGTATTTGCCCGACCTTAAATCCTCCCGTCAGCAGCAACGCCGCGCCGCTGAGCGCACGGCGATCAATGCGCCCATGCAGGGCACCGCTGCCGACATCATCAAGCAAGCCATGGTCGATGTGCAGGTTTGGCTGCGCAGTAGCGGACTGGATGCCCGCATGGTAATGCAGGTACACGATGAATTGGTGTTTGAGGTTAAGGCCGAAGACGTCGATGCGCTGGTCGACGGTGTACGTTTCCGCATGCAGCACGCCGCCTCGCTGTCTGTGCCCTTGGTGGTCGATGTGGGTGTCGGCGACAATTGGGAAGAGGCGCATTAA
- a CDS encoding HDOD domain-containing protein, which translates to MTESDKFPFAVRDYLNKHGIQVRVYSKAQTLDKIPIEAILLGDDMGKVQVFLPANRLLDLGRVRQQTGRDLQALAPLEQQRLLRQLGLNTLPALDLLTGLETLIDESVKALPVCIIHSGVRNVLLELDDFAALARDEHTRYFAMTDEVPNTDLDYELSLFDLDREAINQSVERFTSKRIQQRLEETLEVPPLPDTAQAIIRLRVDPNADIEKLSRVVARDPSLSAQVISWASSSYYAAPGSVRSVQDAIVRVLGYDLVMNLSLGLALGKSLEMPKDAPEGYTPYWQAAIYTATAVGALQNCIPREFRPSFGLSYLSGLLHNFGYLILAHVFKPQFSSCCRLWEANPHLEPQVIEDHVLGINRDQIAASLLQSWNLPKEVVVAIRHSSVQDYMGPYSDYAQLVNLAVSLLRRGGLLHGPAGRLDPMLFSELHITPEDAKAAIEQVRDAKDELDHLAQGLLNS; encoded by the coding sequence ATGACTGAGTCAGATAAATTTCCCTTTGCAGTGCGCGATTACTTGAACAAGCACGGTATTCAGGTTCGCGTGTACAGCAAGGCGCAGACCCTTGACAAGATACCCATCGAAGCCATCTTGCTTGGCGATGACATGGGCAAGGTTCAAGTGTTCCTGCCAGCTAATCGTTTGCTGGACTTAGGCCGCGTGCGGCAACAAACAGGGCGCGACCTGCAAGCACTTGCGCCACTGGAGCAGCAGCGTTTGCTGCGCCAGCTGGGCTTAAACACCCTGCCGGCCTTAGACCTATTGACCGGTCTAGAAACCCTTATCGATGAAAGCGTCAAGGCGTTGCCGGTGTGCATCATTCACAGCGGCGTACGCAATGTATTGCTGGAACTCGATGATTTTGCCGCCTTAGCCCGGGACGAGCATACCCGCTATTTCGCTATGACCGACGAGGTACCTAACACGGATTTGGACTACGAACTCAGTCTGTTCGATCTGGATCGTGAGGCGATTAATCAGTCGGTCGAGCGCTTTACCTCGAAGCGTATTCAGCAGCGGTTGGAAGAAACTTTAGAAGTTCCCCCTTTACCCGATACAGCGCAAGCCATCATTCGTTTGCGTGTTGATCCGAATGCCGATATCGAAAAGCTGTCTCGTGTGGTGGCGCGTGATCCTTCGTTGTCAGCACAGGTCATCAGCTGGGCTTCATCGTCCTACTACGCTGCCCCTGGCAGTGTGCGCTCGGTACAGGACGCCATTGTGCGGGTCTTGGGCTACGACTTGGTGATGAACCTATCGTTAGGTTTGGCCTTGGGCAAAAGTTTGGAAATGCCGAAGGATGCACCGGAAGGCTATACCCCTTATTGGCAGGCAGCGATCTATACCGCCACTGCTGTGGGTGCGTTGCAGAATTGCATACCGCGTGAGTTCCGGCCGAGTTTCGGGCTGTCCTACTTGAGTGGATTGTTGCATAACTTTGGCTATTTGATTTTGGCGCATGTATTTAAGCCTCAGTTTTCGTCGTGCTGTCGGCTCTGGGAGGCCAATCCGCACCTCGAACCACAGGTGATTGAAGATCATGTCCTGGGCATCAATCGTGACCAGATAGCCGCCAGCTTGTTGCAAAGCTGGAACTTGCCGAAAGAAGTCGTGGTGGCCATTCGTCACAGCAGCGTGCAGGACTACATGGGCCCCTATTCGGATTACGCGCAGCTGGTCAATCTCGCCGTCAGTTTACTGCGTCGCGGTGGCTTGTTGCATGGCCCAGCGGGTCGGCTAGACCCCATGTTATTCAGTGAGCTGCACATAACCCCCGAAGACGCCAAAGCGGCGATAGAACAGGTACGCGATGCGAAGGACGAGTTGGATCATTTGGCGCAGGGGCTGCTCAACAGTTAG
- the recG gene encoding ATP-dependent DNA helicase RecG, with product MLPEPRRESALTQLRGVGPSLVEKLGRLGVHDITDLLFHLPLRYEDRTRIWPMGQLRPGQHVLLRGTVVRAQVQFGRRRSLLVKIRDDSGEVGMRLFYFNKAQQAALQPGVALQVFGEARRGATGLELYHPEYVLAATLEALPRLDGRLTPVYPTTEGLSQKKWRELMDQALQWLTRHGHLRDLIPAELRDRWQLPDLPAALNFLHHPPLQTDPDTLREGDHPCVARLVVEELLAHHLGLRQIRARTRAESAPDFYPQGDLSTRLLAHLPFQLTGAQHRVLGEIFQDLERPVPMLRLVQGDVGSGKTLVALCAMLRVMENGWQAALLAPTEILAEQHARNLQALLQPLGIDVVLLLGKQTRKQREPVLAAIASGQAYCIVGTHALFQEEVQYARLGMVVVDEQHRFGVDQRLTLREKGRQHGKVPHQLIMTATPIPRTLAMSMYADLDISVIDELPPGRTPVVTSVLSNAQRDSVVARVREACTQQRQVYWVCTLIEDSEELEAQAAEELYAQLSAALAPWRVALIHGRMKPKDKAEVMAAFQRGETQVLVATTVIEVGVDVPNASVMIIENAERLGLSQLHQLRGRVGRGATASYCLLLYQTPLSQAGKARLNTMRATNDGFQIAEQDLLLRGPGEVLGTRQTGEASFRIANLQRDQHWLPVVKEVAETMEQSYAESITSLLARWHAGDMNYGRV from the coding sequence ATGCTCCCAGAGCCGCGGCGTGAGAGTGCGCTTACCCAGCTCAGAGGCGTTGGCCCAAGCCTGGTCGAAAAGCTCGGCCGATTAGGCGTCCACGACATCACCGACCTGCTTTTTCACCTACCCCTACGTTACGAAGACCGCACCCGCATTTGGCCCATGGGGCAATTACGCCCCGGTCAGCATGTATTGTTGCGCGGAACGGTGGTGCGCGCGCAAGTGCAGTTTGGTCGCCGCCGCTCGCTGTTGGTGAAAATTCGTGATGACAGCGGCGAAGTCGGCATGCGGCTTTTCTATTTCAACAAGGCCCAGCAAGCCGCTTTGCAGCCTGGGGTCGCGTTGCAAGTGTTTGGCGAAGCCCGGCGCGGCGCAACGGGGTTAGAGCTCTATCACCCAGAGTATGTGTTGGCCGCGACGCTGGAGGCCCTGCCCCGCCTCGATGGTCGCCTGACGCCGGTGTACCCCACCACCGAAGGGCTGAGCCAAAAGAAATGGCGTGAATTGATGGATCAGGCGTTGCAATGGTTAACGCGGCATGGTCATCTACGCGATCTGATACCCGCCGAATTGCGTGACCGCTGGCAGCTCCCAGACCTACCCGCAGCGTTGAATTTCTTGCACCACCCACCACTGCAGACCGACCCTGATACCTTGCGTGAAGGTGATCATCCCTGTGTGGCGCGCCTCGTAGTGGAAGAGCTACTGGCTCACCATCTTGGTTTACGCCAAATTCGCGCCCGTACGCGCGCCGAGAGTGCGCCTGATTTCTATCCTCAGGGCGACTTGAGTACGCGCTTGTTGGCGCACCTGCCGTTTCAATTAACCGGCGCACAGCATCGGGTACTGGGGGAAATCTTCCAGGATCTTGAGCGGCCGGTGCCTATGCTGCGGCTGGTGCAGGGTGACGTTGGCTCTGGCAAAACGCTGGTCGCACTCTGTGCCATGTTGCGGGTGATGGAGAATGGCTGGCAGGCCGCCTTATTAGCGCCGACAGAAATCTTGGCGGAACAGCACGCCCGCAACCTACAGGCTCTGTTGCAGCCTCTGGGCATCGACGTGGTATTGCTGCTGGGTAAGCAAACCCGTAAACAACGTGAACCGGTGTTGGCGGCCATTGCATCAGGGCAGGCTTACTGCATCGTCGGCACCCATGCCCTGTTTCAAGAAGAAGTGCAGTATGCTCGTTTGGGCATGGTGGTGGTTGATGAACAGCATCGCTTTGGCGTCGACCAACGTTTGACGCTGCGGGAGAAAGGTCGTCAACATGGTAAGGTGCCCCATCAATTGATTATGACCGCCACCCCCATTCCTCGAACGCTGGCGATGTCGATGTACGCCGACCTCGATATTTCGGTGATCGATGAACTGCCGCCTGGGCGCACGCCCGTGGTGACCTCGGTGCTCAGTAATGCGCAGCGTGACAGTGTGGTGGCTCGCGTGCGTGAGGCCTGTACGCAGCAACGACAAGTCTATTGGGTTTGTACGTTGATCGAAGATAGCGAAGAACTAGAAGCGCAGGCGGCCGAGGAACTCTATGCACAACTGTCCGCAGCATTGGCGCCTTGGCGAGTAGCGTTAATTCATGGCCGTATGAAGCCGAAAGACAAAGCCGAAGTGATGGCGGCCTTCCAACGCGGTGAGACTCAGGTGCTGGTGGCCACTACGGTGATTGAAGTGGGCGTTGATGTGCCCAACGCATCGGTCATGATCATCGAAAACGCTGAGCGCCTGGGATTGTCACAATTGCACCAGCTGCGCGGACGAGTGGGGCGCGGTGCCACCGCCAGTTATTGTTTATTATTGTATCAGACACCTTTATCGCAGGCAGGAAAGGCCCGCTTAAACACCATGCGGGCGACCAATGATGGTTTTCAGATCGCTGAGCAAGATTTACTGCTGCGTGGCCCCGGTGAGGTGCTGGGTACAAGGCAAACCGGTGAGGCCAGCTTTCGCATTGCCAATTTACAGCGCGACCAACATTGGCTACCGGTGGTAAAAGAAGTGGCTGAGACCATGGAGCAGAGCTATGCTGAATCCATCACCTCGCTATTAGCGCGCTGGCATGCAGGCGATATGAATTATGGTAGAGTGTGA
- a CDS encoding HU family DNA-binding protein produces MRKPELSAAIAERAELSKDKANDVLNVILDEITNAVAKGDAVTLVGFGTFQKKDRSARTGKNPQTGAAIQIPASSTVGFKPGKSLKDSVN; encoded by the coding sequence ATGCGTAAACCGGAACTGTCTGCTGCAATCGCAGAACGCGCTGAGCTGAGCAAAGACAAAGCAAACGATGTCCTGAATGTAATTCTTGACGAAATCACCAATGCCGTTGCCAAGGGAGACGCTGTCACTCTGGTAGGTTTCGGTACGTTCCAAAAGAAAGATCGCAGTGCACGTACGGGTAAAAACCCGCAAACAGGCGCAGCAATCCAGATTCCCGCCAGCAGCACTGTTGGTTTCAAGCCAGGTAAGTCACTGAAAGATTCGGTAAACTGA
- a CDS encoding chorismate lyase has translation MPDFSQIRAMTWSTGLPLSTLERAWLADPGSLTEKLVAASAGDFKVVLHSEQRHWTSPGKPSPTHHGHDLYWCRDVTLYGCGQPWVQARTMVPAREQRLLQRLRQLGTRPLGAFLFSQPNLQRLRMDYARLESGVARRSWFTLGRQEIILVEVFLPTFFDRL, from the coding sequence ATGCCAGACTTTTCTCAAATTCGCGCAATGACGTGGTCAACGGGTTTGCCGCTCTCAACGCTGGAGCGTGCATGGCTTGCTGACCCCGGTTCTCTGACCGAGAAATTGGTCGCTGCCAGTGCCGGTGACTTCAAGGTAGTGCTGCACAGCGAGCAGCGCCATTGGACCAGTCCGGGGAAACCCAGCCCCACGCACCACGGGCATGACCTCTACTGGTGCAGAGACGTCACGCTGTATGGCTGCGGTCAGCCTTGGGTGCAGGCGCGCACCATGGTGCCAGCGCGTGAACAACGGCTATTGCAGCGTTTGCGCCAACTCGGTACGCGCCCTTTGGGCGCTTTTCTGTTCAGCCAGCCCAACCTGCAACGTTTGCGCATGGACTACGCCAGGCTGGAAAGCGGTGTCGCACGGCGCAGCTGGTTTACTTTGGGCCGCCAAGAGATCATTCTGGTGGAAGTTTTTTTGCCTACTTTTTTTGACCGTCTATGA
- the ubiA gene encoding 4-hydroxybenzoate octaprenyltransferase has product MNPSLKLKAQQYIELARLNRPIGIYLLLWQTLWALWLAADSVPSLHLLVVFILGVVLMRSAGCVINDYADRNLDGHVTRTQGRPLATGRVSAREALLLAAALALLAFLLVLTTNMATVLWSFGAVALAALYPFMKRYTHLPQVVLGMAFSWSAPMAFAAQGAPIGPLTWMIFISGLLWIVAYDTLYAMVDREDDLKVGIRSTAVLFGDADKLAVGVLQGLFLIGMALVGRMAELGVVFYLGLLGAAACFVWQQWLIRERDRDACFRAFLHNHWVGLIVFLSVAMDRVWSGF; this is encoded by the coding sequence ATGAACCCAAGCCTGAAATTAAAAGCACAACAATACATTGAGTTGGCGCGCCTGAATCGCCCCATCGGTATCTATTTACTGCTGTGGCAAACCCTCTGGGCGCTTTGGCTCGCCGCCGATAGTGTCCCTTCTCTGCATTTGCTGGTCGTATTTATTCTCGGCGTTGTTTTGATGCGCAGTGCCGGTTGCGTCATTAACGACTATGCGGATCGTAACCTTGACGGCCACGTTACTCGCACACAGGGACGCCCGCTGGCCACTGGCCGCGTGAGCGCGCGCGAAGCCCTGCTGTTGGCCGCAGCACTGGCCCTTCTCGCTTTTCTACTGGTGCTCACCACCAATATGGCCACTGTGCTCTGGTCCTTCGGGGCGGTCGCGCTGGCCGCCCTGTATCCCTTTATGAAGCGCTATACCCACCTGCCACAGGTGGTGCTGGGCATGGCCTTTTCGTGGTCGGCGCCCATGGCCTTTGCGGCCCAAGGCGCACCCATCGGACCCTTGACCTGGATGATCTTCATCAGCGGCTTGTTGTGGATTGTAGCCTACGACACCTTGTACGCCATGGTCGATCGCGAAGATGATCTGAAGGTCGGTATTCGTTCAACGGCAGTGCTGTTTGGCGACGCCGATAAGCTGGCCGTGGGTGTCCTACAAGGACTGTTTTTGATAGGCATGGCGCTCGTCGGGCGTATGGCGGAACTGGGCGTGGTGTTCTATCTAGGCTTACTGGGCGCTGCAGCTTGCTTCGTTTGGCAACAGTGGTTGATCCGCGAACGCGATCGAGATGCATGCTTTCGCGCCTTTTTACACAACCACTGGGTGGGCCTGATAGTCTTTCTCAGTGTCGCGATGGACCGCGTGTGGTCTGGCTTTTAG
- the phoB gene encoding phosphate regulon transcriptional regulator PhoB yields the protein MSGRTILVVDDEAPIREMIAAALEMAGYNCLEAADVLSAHSIVVDQKPDLILLDWMLPNTSGIELARRLKKDSLTAEIPIIMLTAKGEEDHKIQGLEAGADDYITKPFSPRELVARLKAVLRRTTPMGVDHPIEVRGLRLDPSSHRVTVDSKNVDMGPTEFRLLQFFMTHAERAYTRSQLLDQVWGGNVYVDERTVDVHIRRLRKALGEEHARMIQTVRGTGYRFSEKVDEAEC from the coding sequence ATGTCAGGAAGAACCATACTGGTTGTGGACGATGAAGCACCAATCCGGGAAATGATTGCCGCCGCGCTCGAGATGGCTGGTTACAACTGCCTAGAGGCCGCAGACGTGCTCAGCGCACATTCCATTGTTGTTGATCAGAAGCCGGACTTGATTCTGTTGGATTGGATGCTGCCCAATACCAGCGGTATTGAATTGGCGCGCCGTTTAAAAAAGGATTCTTTGACCGCCGAAATCCCAATTATTATGCTCACCGCGAAGGGCGAAGAAGACCACAAAATACAAGGTCTTGAAGCCGGTGCCGACGACTACATCACTAAGCCGTTCTCGCCACGCGAGCTGGTAGCGCGCCTTAAAGCCGTATTGCGCCGCACGACGCCTATGGGTGTTGACCACCCCATTGAAGTGCGTGGACTGCGCCTGGACCCGAGCAGTCACCGGGTCACCGTGGACAGCAAAAACGTTGATATGGGCCCGACCGAATTTCGCTTGCTGCAGTTCTTCATGACCCACGCCGAACGTGCCTATACGCGTTCACAGTTACTCGATCAAGTTTGGGGTGGTAATGTGTATGTCGATGAGCGCACCGTTGACGTGCACATTCGTCGCCTGCGTAAAGCACTGGGTGAAGAACATGCACGCATGATACAAACGGTACGCGGCACGGGTTATCGTTTTTCTGAAAAGGTAGATGAGGCGGAATGCTGA
- the phoR gene encoding phosphate regulon sensor histidine kinase PhoR: MLNDRRKEHYRRLILTYLAVLFVGWLFGAPLIVFCAALVTHVIWSQIQMHRLLSWLHEFEDGEPPRAKGAWGDVLDSLWTFRRRQRTEVRKLQNSLQRVQRTVESLADGLVIITPKGEIQWWNEAAQNMLNLRASDEGQALTNLIRDPHFVEFFNKNREHVQFVWHSPRTGSYLQFTNNRHAAGNRLLMVRDISRLRQLEQMRQDFVANASHELRTPLTVLQGYLETFADLQDGLPERLRKGVDLMLAQSKRMANLVNDLLLLTRLDGVDKPVDAKPVDIAALIHSIIVDAQALSGENQHEFAVHIDSPMLLLGVDNELRSAFSNLVYNSVHYTPPASLIELRWRHDDAGGYFSVTDNGVGIDQKHIPRLTERFYRVDVSRSSSTGGTGLGLAIVKHVLMHHGARLDIDSKLRQGSTFTCCFPPTLLTEAKSSATD; the protein is encoded by the coding sequence ATGCTGAACGATCGCCGCAAAGAACATTATCGACGCCTAATCCTCACCTATTTGGCGGTATTGTTCGTTGGTTGGCTGTTTGGCGCGCCACTCATTGTCTTTTGCGCGGCCTTGGTTACTCACGTCATTTGGTCGCAAATTCAGATGCATCGACTGTTGTCGTGGTTGCATGAATTTGAAGACGGCGAGCCACCCCGAGCCAAAGGCGCTTGGGGCGATGTATTGGATTCGTTGTGGACTTTTCGCCGACGCCAACGTACCGAAGTCCGGAAGCTGCAAAACAGCTTACAGCGCGTCCAACGGACGGTAGAGAGCTTAGCGGACGGCTTGGTGATCATTACCCCCAAAGGCGAAATTCAGTGGTGGAACGAAGCGGCGCAAAACATGCTGAATTTGCGCGCCTCGGACGAGGGGCAGGCGCTAACCAACCTGATTCGCGACCCGCACTTCGTAGAATTCTTCAATAAAAACCGCGAACACGTGCAGTTTGTTTGGCACAGCCCCCGCACTGGCAGTTATCTTCAGTTCACCAACAACCGGCACGCTGCGGGAAATCGCTTATTGATGGTGCGCGACATTTCTCGCCTACGCCAACTGGAACAAATGCGCCAAGACTTTGTCGCCAATGCGTCCCACGAATTACGTACGCCTTTGACTGTGCTGCAAGGTTATCTGGAAACCTTTGCGGACCTCCAAGATGGCTTGCCCGAGCGTTTGCGCAAGGGCGTCGATTTGATGCTCGCACAGTCAAAACGCATGGCAAACCTCGTGAATGACTTGCTGCTATTGACGCGCCTTGACGGCGTCGATAAGCCGGTAGACGCTAAACCCGTGGATATTGCCGCTCTGATACACAGCATCATCGTTGATGCTCAGGCGCTCTCTGGCGAGAACCAACATGAGTTCGCCGTCCATATCGACAGCCCCATGCTGCTGCTGGGTGTCGACAATGAATTGCGCTCAGCGTTCTCCAATTTGGTTTATAACTCCGTACACTATACGCCGCCAGCCAGCCTCATTGAGTTACGTTGGCGCCACGACGACGCCGGAGGCTATTTCTCCGTGACGGACAACGGTGTAGGGATTGATCAGAAACACATTCCACGCCTGACCGAACGCTTTTACCGCGTGGATGTAAGCCGGTCTTCATCAACCGGCGGTACGGGATTAGGTCTGGCGATCGTCAAGCACGTTTTGATGCACCACGGTGCGCGTCTCGACATCGACAGCAAGCTTCGCCAGGGCAGTACCTTCACCTGCTGCTTCCCGCCAACCTTGCTGACCGAGGCTAAGTCGTCTGCTACCGACTAA